The Arachis duranensis cultivar V14167 chromosome 2, aradu.V14167.gnm2.J7QH, whole genome shotgun sequence genome has a window encoding:
- the LOC107475376 gene encoding receptor protein kinase-like protein ZAR1, with amino-acid sequence MTPSTLLYFLLLIFPSALSLSSDGLALLSLKSAVDGGAVTFSDWNDGDTTPCRWSGIACSSISGEPEPRVVGIALAGKSLRGYIPSELGTLRYLRRLNLHDNEFYGVVPVQLFNATALHSLYLHRNNLSGPFPPSLCTLRRLENLDFSENSFSGHLPPELKDCKQLQRLNLARNNFSGDIPANVWSGMDELVQLDLSDNQFEGPIPDELGDLSSLSGTLNLSFNHLSGKVPASLGKLPATVSFDLRNNNLTGEIPQTGSFSNQGPTAFLGNPNLCGFPLRKSCNGSDSGRGSQEGPDAAAHAGTFHSEKGLSPGLIILISAADAAGVALIGLVIVYVYWKRKDDGNACSCAGKSKFGGSGSGEEKMNLCALQCMNGVKSDEEEEEEEEEAGEGGRVEGGLVNIDKGFRFELDELLRASAYVLGKSGLGIVYKVVLANGVPVAVRRLGEGGDQRYKEFAAEVHAIGKVRHPNIVRLRAYYWAHDEKLLISDFISNGNLAQALRGRSGQPSPNLSWSTRLRIAKGAARGLSYLHECSPRKFVHGDIKPSNILLDNDYQPYISDFGLNRLISITGNTPSTGGLMGGALPYMNSSQKEKTNNYKAPEARFPSSRPTQKWDVYSFGIVLLELLTGRTPESSPTTSTSSVEVPDLVRWVRKGFEQESPLSEMVDPSLLQEVRVKKEVLAVFHVALACTEGDPEVRPRMKTVSENLERIGS; translated from the exons ATGACACCGTCTAcgcttctctattttctcttactAATCTTCCCTTCCGCGCTTTCTCTCTCCTCCGACGGCCTCgcgcttctctctctaaaatctGCCGTCGACGGCGGTGCAGTCACATTCTCCGATTGGAACGACGGCGATACCACGCCGTGCCGGTGGTCTGGTATCGCATGTTCGAGCATCTCCGGGGAGCCTGAGCCTCGCGTCGTCGGCATCGCGCTTGCCGGGAAATCACTCCGGGGATACATTCCATCGGAGCTTGGGACATTAAGGTACCTCCGGCGACTCAATTTGCACGACAATGAATTCTACGGCGTCGTTCCGGTGCAGCTCTTCAACGCCACCGCGCTTCACAGCTTGTACCTCCACCGGAACAACCTCTCCGGTCCATTCCCTCCGTCGCTCTGCACACTTCGCCGCCTCGAGAACCTCGATTTCTCCGAGAATTCGTTCTCCGGCCACCTGCCGCCGGAGCTAAAGGACTGCAAGCAGCTTCAGAGACTGAATCTGGCGAGGAATAATTTTTCCGGCGATATTCCGGCCAACGTGTGGTCGGGGATGGATGAGCTCGTCCAGCTCGATCTCTCCGATAATCAATTCGAAGGTCCGATCCCTGACGAACTCGGCGATTTGAGTTCTCTCTCTGGCACACTAAACCTCTCGTTCAATCACTTATCCGGTAAGGTTCCGGCGTCGCTTGGGAAGTTACCGGCGACCGTGAGCTTCGATCTCCGGAACAACAATCTAACCGGCGAGATTCCCCAAACAGGCTCATTTTCAAATCAGGGCCCCACTGCGTTCCTTGGGAATCCAAACCTTTGCGGATTTCCATTAAGAAAATCATGCAACGGTTCGGATTCAGGCCGGGGATCACAGGAAGGTCCTGACGCGGCAGCACACGCGGGGACCTTCCATTCAGAAAAAGGCCTGAGTCCCGGCCTGATAATCCTGATCTCAGCAGCCGACGCTGCTGGGGTCGCCCTCATCGGGCTAGTAATCGTATATGTTTATTGGAAGAGGAAGGATGATGGCAATGCCTGTAGCTGTGCAGGGAAGAGCAAATTTGGCGGCAGCGGCAGCGGCGAGGAGAAGATGAATCTGTGTGCATTGCAATGTATGAATGGAGTGAAGAGCgacgaggaggaggaggaagaggaagaggaagcgGGGGAAGGTGGAAGAGTTGAAGGGGGTTTGGTGAACATAGACAAAGGGTTTAGGTTTGAGCTTGATGAGCTTCTAAGGGCATCGGCATATGtgttggggaagagtgggttgggGATAGTGTACAAGGTGGTGCTTGCTAATGGTGTTCCTGTGGCGGTGAGGAGATTGGGAGAGGGCGGTGATCAGAGGTATAAGGAGTTTGCTGCTGAGGTTCATGCCATTGGGAAGGTTAGGCACCCTAACATTGTAAGATTGAGGGCTTATTATTGGGCACATGACGAGAAGCTTCTCATTAGTGATTTCATCTCTAATGGCAATTTGGCTCAAGCACTTCGAG GGAGAAGTGGACAACCATCTCCAAACCTTTCTTGGTCAACAAGGCTTAGAATAGCCAAAGGAGCAGCAAGAGGCTTGTCCTATCTCCATGAATGCAGTCCAAGAAAGTTTGTCCATGGTGATATCAAACCTTCCAACATCCTACTTGACAATGACTACCAACCATACATATCCGATTTTGGCCTCAACCGGCTAATCAGCATCACCGGCAACACCCCGTCGACTGGTGGCCTAATGGGTGGTGCTCTTCCATACATGAACTCATCACAGAAAGAGAAGACCAACAATTATAAGGCGCCCGAGGCGCGCTTCCCCAGCTCCAGACCAACACAGAAATGGGATGTGTATTCATTTGGGATTGTTCTGCTTGAATTGCTAACTGGCAGGACGCCGGAATCTTCTCCGACGACTTCAACTTCTTCTGTGGAAGTTCCTGATTTGGTGAGGTGGGTAAGGAAAGGCTTTGAACAAGAGAGTCCCTTGTCCGAAATGGTTGATCCATCATTGCTACAAGAAGTGCGTGTAAAGAAAGAAGTGTTGGCTGTTTTTCATGTAGCATTAGCATGCACTGAAGGTGACCCTGAAGTTAGGCCTAGAATGAAAACTGTCTCTGAAAATCTTGAAAGGATTGGATCATAG